Proteins encoded within one genomic window of Candidatus Eisenbacteria bacterium:
- a CDS encoding SDR family oxidoreductase gives MRALVTGGAGFLGSHLCDLLIREGHEVVAMDNFITGNPDNFQHLIGNPSFRFVQHDVTEFIYVAGSLDAVIHFASPASPIDYLELPIQTLKVGALGTHKALGLAKAKGARFLLASSSEVYGDPLVHPQEESYWGNVNPIGPRGVYDEAKRFGEALAMAYHRTHGVETRIARIFNTFGPRMRARDGRVVPTFIVQALNHEPLTVFGDGTQTRSFCYVSDLVDGIYRLLLSDETHPVNLGNPAEMTIARFAEEILEITGSSSRIEYRDLPQDDPKVRQPDIRRARTILGWEPKVGLREGLERTIDHFRNLAAGGA, from the coding sequence ATGCGAGCGCTGGTGACCGGAGGGGCCGGATTCCTCGGCTCCCATCTTTGCGACCTTCTGATCCGCGAGGGCCACGAGGTCGTCGCGATGGACAACTTCATCACCGGGAACCCGGACAACTTCCAGCACCTGATCGGGAACCCGAGCTTCCGGTTCGTCCAACACGACGTCACCGAGTTCATCTACGTCGCCGGATCGCTCGACGCGGTCATCCACTTCGCTTCCCCGGCGAGCCCGATCGACTATCTCGAGCTTCCGATCCAAACCCTCAAGGTGGGAGCACTCGGAACGCACAAGGCGCTCGGCCTCGCGAAGGCGAAGGGGGCGCGGTTTCTGCTCGCTTCCTCCTCCGAGGTGTACGGCGATCCGCTCGTCCATCCGCAGGAGGAGTCGTACTGGGGGAACGTGAACCCGATCGGACCGCGGGGCGTGTACGACGAGGCGAAGCGCTTCGGCGAGGCCCTCGCGATGGCGTACCACCGGACGCACGGAGTCGAGACGCGGATCGCCCGGATCTTCAACACGTTCGGGCCGAGGATGCGGGCGCGCGACGGGCGGGTCGTTCCGACGTTTATCGTTCAGGCATTGAATCACGAACCGCTGACGGTTTTCGGAGACGGCACCCAGACGCGCTCGTTCTGCTATGTGTCCGACCTGGTGGATGGAATCTACCGGCTTCTCCTCTCGGACGAGACGCACCCGGTCAACTTGGGGAATCCCGCGGAGATGACGATCGCGAGGTTCGCCGAGGAAATCCTCGAGATCACCGGAAGCTCCTCGCGCATCGAGTACCGCGATCTCCCGCAGGACGATCCGAAGGTCCGTCAACCGGACATCCGCCGCGCGCGCACG